Proteins co-encoded in one Chlamydiota bacterium genomic window:
- a CDS encoding class I SAM-dependent methyltransferase, translating into MRASPDDWHLRLFEKSVIKQVKLCALRDFLPPTEGKVCLDLGGDNGVISRLLRAHGGVWHSADLNDDAVESIRSLVGERVSKTVDGAAMPFADGQFDLVAVVDYLEHLRDDRGCVAELRRILRPGGVLVVNVPHLKRRSVSRLLRSLAGLTDEQHGHLRPGYSRQGLESLLGNGFRVTRVSTYSRFFTELVDIAVTRASSASAGGAVHSTKGLLITEAQMKRMEKRFRLYCFAYPCLRLLSKLDALVPFTEGHRLIVRAERA; encoded by the coding sequence ATGCGCGCCTCGCCCGACGACTGGCACCTTCGCCTCTTCGAGAAATCCGTCATCAAGCAGGTGAAGCTCTGCGCCTTGCGCGACTTTCTCCCGCCGACGGAGGGGAAGGTCTGCCTCGACCTGGGCGGGGACAACGGCGTCATCAGCCGCCTGCTCAGGGCGCACGGGGGCGTCTGGCACAGCGCCGATCTCAACGACGACGCCGTCGAGTCGATCCGCTCCCTGGTGGGGGAACGCGTCTCTAAAACCGTCGACGGGGCCGCGATGCCGTTCGCCGACGGGCAGTTCGATCTCGTCGCCGTCGTCGACTATCTCGAGCATCTCCGGGACGACCGCGGCTGCGTCGCCGAACTGCGCAGGATACTGAGACCCGGCGGCGTGCTGGTCGTGAACGTGCCGCATCTGAAGCGCCGTTCGGTGTCCCGCCTCCTCAGAAGCCTCGCGGGCCTCACCGACGAACAGCACGGGCATCTGCGGCCGGGCTACTCCCGGCAGGGGCTGGAGTCGCTTCTGGGGAACGGGTTCCGCGTGACGCGGGTCTCCACCTACTCGCGCTTCTTCACGGAACTGGTCGATATCGCGGTCACCCGGGCCTCCTCCGCCTCGGCGGGCGGGGCGGTCCACAGCACCAAGGGGCTGCTGATCACCGAGGCGCAGATGAAGCGGATGGAGAAGAGGTTCCGGCTCTACTGTTTCGCGTACCCGTGTCTGCGTCTCCTGTCGAAACTCGACGCCCTCGTTCCGTTCACGGAGGGCCACCGGCTCATCGTGCGGGCGGAGCGGGCCTGA
- a CDS encoding ComEA family DNA-binding protein, producing the protein MKMLARLAAASALLCAGAAFCLVDINTASKGELEGLTGIGPVMAQRIIEGRPYRSVNDLRRVKGIGGKTLEKFKDEITVGAPGDSAKAPREEAPPREEPEQAKVPVYAAPPFTLVECHACTNRFTVSSELGSGWCPYCDTRWRLKTPQAPAAREAAAAPKPDAAGGAVVDAIPFSEAADYVDQRKSVAGTIVGAHRSARSGNLYLNFHADYSRYLSVKIPAAELSKFRRDAESYYNGKEVVATGEITREGNGNYLRLTVTAPADFKVIE; encoded by the coding sequence ATGAAGATGCTTGCGCGTCTCGCCGCGGCGTCCGCGCTCCTGTGCGCGGGGGCCGCCTTCTGCCTCGTCGACATCAACACGGCATCGAAGGGGGAGCTGGAGGGGCTCACCGGGATAGGGCCGGTGATGGCCCAGAGGATCATCGAGGGGCGCCCGTATCGCAGCGTCAACGATCTACGGAGGGTGAAGGGCATCGGCGGCAAGACCCTGGAGAAGTTCAAGGACGAGATCACGGTCGGCGCGCCCGGCGACTCCGCCAAGGCCCCGCGGGAGGAGGCGCCCCCGAGGGAGGAGCCGGAGCAGGCCAAGGTCCCCGTCTACGCCGCCCCGCCGTTCACGCTGGTCGAGTGCCACGCCTGTACGAACAGGTTCACGGTGTCCTCCGAGCTCGGCAGCGGCTGGTGCCCGTACTGCGACACGCGGTGGCGTTTGAAGACGCCGCAGGCTCCCGCCGCGCGGGAGGCCGCCGCGGCGCCGAAACCCGACGCCGCGGGGGGGGCGGTCGTGGACGCGATCCCCTTCTCGGAGGCGGCCGACTACGTCGACCAGAGGAAGAGCGTGGCGGGGACGATCGTGGGGGCGCATCGGTCGGCCAGGAGCGGCAACCTGTACCTGAACTTCCACGCCGATTACAGCAGGTACCTGTCCGTGAAGATCCCCGCAGCCGAGCTTTCGAAATTCCGCCGCGACGCGGAGAGCTACTACAACGGCAAGGAGGTCGTCGCCACCGGGGAGATCACCAGGGAGGGCAACGGGAACTACCTCCGCCTCACCGTGACGGCTCCGGCCGATTTCAAGGTGATCGAGTAG